In bacterium, the following proteins share a genomic window:
- a CDS encoding radical SAM protein encodes MRILFVTPSTGGEYFTINIGLASIATYLVKRTRHQARILDFSFCRNRWRERLRREMLRFSPDVIGITLLSTHGFSAREIVSEIRKIDPGVKIISGGHHATITQGKVFEELDIDAICIGDGEYATEEYLDRLEERRSLEGLKGVWFRDGDTIVENPTRPAVKNLADLPAPDWKFWSDFDKHLQVFQMFPFIGQRNCPHGCTYCSATIVRERVGVGIRFLDPVVYARQVREAWDQWRGPYFKIAWMWDPVFTINREWMRKFLEEYEKLDLVGKLPYSIYSRIDELDEEKARLLHETGCLKIRTGIESGDEFIRNKVYEKGLSAEQIDYAAHLCRKYNLSPTTYFCVGAPGETRRSLRRTKLMARSVKAETTVFHVWKPLPGTKAVDKLREFGGKMSNRWAKEVVDITRTSFITTPYIGPLTIGWFQTRVLTVMTLRKVFLQLWYQKQRFFVNFFRYLVLCRRNGFKIFDMLKNFTYVNGVDILIDNARREGMLSARPSGVPRDLSHTEERDRERIYH; translated from the coding sequence ATGCGGATACTTTTCGTGACCCCGTCCACCGGCGGTGAGTATTTTACGATAAACATTGGTCTGGCGTCGATAGCGACCTACCTTGTGAAGCGCACTCGGCACCAGGCGAGGATTCTGGACTTCTCATTCTGCCGTAACAGATGGCGTGAGCGGCTCAGGCGGGAGATGTTGAGGTTCAGTCCTGATGTGATTGGCATAACGCTTTTGAGCACGCACGGCTTTTCGGCGCGGGAGATAGTGAGCGAGATCAGGAAGATCGACCCGGGCGTCAAGATCATCAGCGGTGGGCACCACGCGACGATTACGCAGGGCAAGGTGTTTGAGGAGCTCGACATTGATGCGATTTGCATCGGTGATGGGGAATACGCGACCGAGGAGTATCTCGACAGGCTCGAGGAGCGGAGGAGTCTGGAGGGCCTGAAGGGGGTGTGGTTCAGGGACGGGGACACAATCGTCGAGAATCCCACAAGGCCAGCGGTTAAGAATCTTGCCGATCTGCCGGCGCCTGACTGGAAGTTCTGGAGCGATTTTGACAAGCATCTTCAGGTATTTCAGATGTTCCCCTTCATTGGCCAGCGGAACTGCCCCCACGGGTGCACGTATTGCTCGGCGACGATCGTGAGAGAACGGGTAGGCGTTGGGATCAGGTTCCTCGACCCGGTGGTGTATGCACGGCAGGTTCGCGAGGCTTGGGACCAGTGGCGGGGCCCATACTTCAAGATAGCCTGGATGTGGGACCCGGTGTTTACGATCAACCGCGAGTGGATGCGCAAGTTTCTTGAGGAATACGAGAAGCTCGACCTGGTTGGGAAGCTGCCTTACTCGATCTACTCTCGCATAGATGAGCTGGACGAGGAGAAGGCGAGGCTGCTTCATGAGACTGGCTGCCTGAAGATTAGAACGGGCATCGAGAGCGGAGACGAGTTCATTCGGAACAAAGTGTATGAGAAGGGACTGTCGGCCGAGCAGATCGATTACGCCGCCCATCTATGCCGTAAGTATAACCTGTCTCCGACGACATATTTCTGCGTGGGCGCCCCGGGCGAGACTCGCAGAAGCCTGAGGAGGACAAAGTTGATGGCTCGTTCGGTCAAGGCTGAGACAACAGTTTTCCACGTTTGGAAGCCGCTTCCGGGCACAAAGGCAGTTGACAAGCTTCGGGAGTTTGGCGGCAAGATGAGCAATAGGTGGGCAAAGGAGGTTGTGGACATTACTCGGACCTCATTCATCACAACTCCTTACATCGGTCCGTTGACGATTGGGTGGTTCCAGACGCGAGTGCTGACGGTGATGACGCTTCGGAAGGTTTTCTTGCAGTTGTGGTATCAGAAGCAGCGGTTTTTTGTTAATTTTTTCAGATATTTGGTTCTTTGTCGCAGAAATGGATTCAAGATTTTTGACATGCTCAAGAACTTCACCTATGTCAACGGCGTGGACATTCTAATTGACAATGCTCGAAGAGAGGGCATGCTCAGCGCTCGCCCCAGTGGTGTGCCCCGGGATTTGTCGCACACGGAGGAGCGGGACCGGGAGAGAATCTATCATTAA
- a CDS encoding SpoIVB peptidase S55 domain-containing protein, with protein sequence MSLGRRLGSVVFICAFWWAWLLATSVFAASVEIMPLSEIKPGMTGYCLTTLKGFEPERLQIEILGVIWGVAPRANRILFTGTDKTFKRFGILAGMSGSPCYIDDKLIGALSYGWMAEKEPIGGITPIEEMLTVLKAPVVQHGTHGAGGVFAKESAGMKPYLDENGRFRLPIKLRPLKDMGQGESELIVSESAASSNPLLSRLAGVRLRPIPLSFVSSSAGLNNVAGELGLTSVEASSRSPIHIDPEQLKPGCPLGESLVTGDLDLSGMGTLTYRDGDVLLAYGHPSFGGGSVSYPMCSGIIHTGFPSYRYSFKISSSSQPLGVITQDRYPAVAGKIGGRADTLPVDLWLTGAQSGRTREFHFEMIRDKYFTPLLLGLVAHYSIYAFQHESGEMTVDWDILMDVNEHEPVRIRDSLSMPQYSYRQFMGYMGETFAAVIDNGFEDVRLDKVQIKLKVSQSIDVADILSIDVDKKRVRPGESVGLSVCVLPHAQKEKTLRFQIPIPKSCQPGSAELMVFGADAYQMWESVRAKAKFQPKSYNDVVDMLLEAPNHRQLLVVLARRRLVAMRGREVLPDLPISARDVLSSAASSETRDNANFEVLTRLALESDFNLSGKKNLGIQIKPRKL encoded by the coding sequence ATGTCTCTTGGACGTAGATTGGGGTCAGTGGTTTTCATCTGCGCCTTTTGGTGGGCATGGCTGCTCGCAACGAGCGTGTTTGCGGCGAGCGTCGAGATCATGCCGCTATCCGAGATCAAGCCCGGCATGACTGGGTATTGCCTCACGACGCTAAAGGGCTTTGAGCCCGAGCGCCTACAGATCGAGATACTCGGCGTCATTTGGGGCGTTGCTCCGAGAGCGAACCGGATTCTATTTACAGGAACGGACAAGACGTTCAAGAGATTTGGCATCTTAGCGGGGATGAGCGGGAGTCCATGCTACATAGATGACAAGCTGATCGGCGCGTTATCGTATGGCTGGATGGCCGAGAAGGAGCCGATAGGCGGGATCACGCCAATAGAGGAGATGCTGACAGTGCTCAAGGCGCCTGTCGTGCAGCATGGGACGCACGGCGCAGGCGGCGTTTTCGCAAAAGAGTCCGCCGGGATGAAGCCCTACCTGGACGAGAACGGGCGATTCAGGCTGCCCATCAAATTGCGGCCGTTGAAAGATATGGGTCAAGGCGAGTCCGAGCTTATCGTCTCGGAGTCCGCAGCCTCCAGTAATCCACTGCTCTCGCGATTGGCCGGAGTGCGACTGAGGCCCATTCCGCTATCTTTTGTGTCGAGTTCCGCGGGCCTGAACAATGTGGCCGGCGAGCTAGGCCTTACGTCTGTTGAGGCGAGTTCGCGAAGCCCCATTCATATCGACCCGGAGCAGCTTAAGCCGGGCTGTCCGCTTGGCGAGTCGCTGGTCACGGGCGACCTTGATTTATCGGGGATGGGAACGCTGACTTACAGGGACGGAGACGTCTTACTCGCTTACGGACATCCGAGCTTCGGTGGCGGAAGCGTGAGCTATCCGATGTGCAGCGGTATCATCCATACAGGCTTCCCGAGTTACAGATACAGCTTCAAGATCTCTTCCAGTTCTCAACCTCTCGGCGTGATAACACAGGATAGGTATCCTGCTGTTGCTGGCAAGATAGGGGGTAGGGCGGACACGCTGCCGGTAGACCTGTGGCTGACGGGGGCCCAGTCTGGCAGGACGCGCGAGTTTCATTTCGAGATGATAAGAGACAAATACTTCACGCCACTGCTCTTGGGGCTTGTGGCACACTACAGCATCTATGCGTTCCAGCATGAGTCGGGCGAGATGACGGTCGATTGGGACATTCTGATGGACGTCAATGAGCATGAGCCGGTGCGCATCAGGGATTCGCTTTCTATGCCTCAGTACAGTTACAGGCAGTTCATGGGGTATATGGGGGAGACATTCGCTGCGGTCATTGACAATGGTTTCGAGGATGTCCGGCTCGACAAGGTTCAGATAAAGCTCAAGGTTAGTCAATCGATCGACGTCGCGGATATTCTCTCCATAGACGTTGATAAGAAGCGTGTGCGGCCGGGCGAGAGCGTTGGGCTTAGCGTCTGCGTTCTACCTCATGCACAAAAGGAGAAGACGCTGAGGTTTCAGATCCCGATACCGAAGTCGTGCCAGCCTGGGTCTGCGGAGCTGATGGTGTTCGGAGCGGATGCTTACCAGATGTGGGAGAGCGTGCGCGCCAAAGCGAAGTTCCAACCCAAGAGCTACAACGACGTGGTTGACATGTTGCTCGAGGCGCCGAACCACAGACAGCTCTTAGTTGTCCTTGCAAGGAGGAGGCTTGTGGCAATGCGAGGGCGTGAGGTTCTACCAGACCTGCCTATCTCTGCACGCGACGTCCTTTCGTCGGCGGCCTCGAGTGAGACGCGCGACAATGCCAACTTTGAAGTCTTGACAAGGCTTGCGCTTGAGAGCGATTTCAACCTAAGCGGTAAGAAGAATCTCGGGATACAGATTAAGCCGAGAAAGCTATAG
- a CDS encoding radical SAM protein yields the protein MAELVLVNPPLTSWEQYCYLQQTSNNVAPLGLLNLAAVTRQAGIKTAIVDAEALGLSYEQAIEKALSHRPSVVGVTAVTLSISNAARFAAGIKAADSRVKLAIGGPHLSAVPEETMSRYPEFDVGSIGEGEVTVLELMQAFRGERTFESVNGLILRGEQGTHRTPPREYLEDLDHLPFQAWDLLEHFPDIYTPPVHSFGRLPVAALYTTRGCPARCTFCSKNVFGNRIRFFSADYVLEAIRRLIRDYGIREIKFYDDNMTFSKDRFYGLCEGIIREKMDITWTCVSRVDLVNDEMLVLAKRAGCWQISYGLEAASVRLLEFVKKGTNLEKVRRALHATHKAGIRTRGYFIAGLPTQTKDELEETVRFALREYVDDFQIHLFVPFPGTPISENIEQYGEVVGGWHDMNKHKVVFIPHGWTAEELDKAYNNALRRFYIRPKTVISYLGQIRSWDVLVKFIKSGITIAWHWFFGGHSEARHDAHAQAKLFASNGSGRASELSSAAVSHQEASRSKEAQL from the coding sequence GTGGCTGAGCTGGTTCTAGTCAATCCGCCTCTAACGTCTTGGGAGCAGTACTGCTACCTCCAACAGACGAGCAATAACGTCGCTCCGCTGGGTCTTCTGAATCTCGCCGCCGTAACGAGGCAGGCTGGTATAAAGACAGCCATTGTCGATGCCGAGGCGTTGGGTCTTTCTTATGAGCAAGCGATCGAGAAGGCCTTGTCGCACAGGCCCAGCGTTGTTGGCGTAACGGCAGTTACGCTCTCGATAAGCAACGCTGCAAGGTTCGCGGCGGGCATCAAGGCGGCGGACAGCCGCGTGAAGTTGGCGATCGGTGGCCCGCACCTCTCAGCCGTCCCAGAGGAGACAATGAGTCGCTATCCGGAGTTTGACGTGGGCTCGATCGGAGAGGGCGAGGTAACTGTCCTGGAGCTGATGCAGGCGTTCCGGGGGGAGCGGACGTTCGAGAGCGTCAACGGACTGATCTTGCGCGGCGAGCAGGGGACTCATCGAACGCCTCCGCGTGAATACCTTGAAGATCTCGACCATCTTCCGTTTCAGGCCTGGGACCTTTTGGAACACTTCCCCGACATATACACGCCGCCGGTTCACTCTTTTGGGCGCTTGCCTGTCGCAGCGCTCTACACAACGCGTGGCTGTCCAGCCCGGTGCACATTCTGTTCCAAGAACGTCTTCGGCAACAGGATTAGGTTCTTCAGCGCTGACTATGTCTTGGAGGCGATCAGGCGGCTCATTCGGGACTACGGCATCCGTGAGATAAAGTTCTACGATGACAACATGACGTTCTCGAAGGATAGGTTCTACGGGCTATGCGAGGGCATAATTCGCGAGAAGATGGATATTACCTGGACTTGCGTCTCGCGTGTGGACCTCGTGAACGATGAGATGTTGGTTCTTGCCAAGAGGGCTGGTTGTTGGCAGATATCTTACGGACTTGAGGCGGCATCGGTTCGGTTGCTGGAGTTTGTTAAGAAGGGGACTAATCTGGAGAAGGTGCGGCGCGCGCTGCACGCTACTCACAAGGCCGGGATAAGGACTAGGGGGTATTTCATAGCGGGGCTACCGACCCAGACCAAGGATGAGTTGGAGGAGACGGTGCGGTTTGCGCTCAGAGAATACGTGGATGATTTCCAGATTCACCTGTTCGTGCCGTTCCCCGGCACGCCGATCAGCGAGAACATAGAGCAATATGGTGAGGTGGTTGGCGGCTGGCACGATATGAACAAACACAAAGTAGTCTTCATTCCGCATGGGTGGACCGCCGAGGAGCTGGACAAGGCTTACAACAATGCGCTCCGGCGGTTTTACATAAGGCCCAAGACCGTTATCTCCTATCTCGGGCAGATCCGCAGTTGGGACGTGCTAGTCAAGTTCATAAAGAGCGGCATCACCATTGCCTGGCACTGGTTCTTTGGAGGACATTCCGAGGCCAGGCACGACGCTCATGCTCAGGCGAAGCTGTTTGCGAGCAATGGTTCGGGGCGTGCCTCGGAGTTGAGTTCTGCCGCTGTGTCTCATCAGGAGGCATCAAGAAGTAAGGAGGCCCAGCTTTAG